In one Janibacter cremeus genomic region, the following are encoded:
- a CDS encoding glycosyltransferase family 2 protein, with translation MSRADLSVIIPMHNASATVSGVVESFLSIDSVAVEVIVVDDDSSDDSVERVSAIDDPRLVLVRLPHNHGAGVARNHGFARASGRYVLFFDADDEIHPEALTAALGALDDSGASVAMLPYRYRRAGTTAEGMNSFDVAVWEQYVTSPRRLARLDEVPQLLGFTNYPWNKIARTDHYRRTGLRYGATQVHNDVLGHWLTLVDAETILLLDQPLCTHIVGEGGRNLTNRESRARLSLIDALDETYTELEARPMKRRQFARQYWDLVTRVTGWASERITPDVRDEFNLRVHEHVLRIDLSDFHRIRFRQDAGLASRIVRRAQT, from the coding sequence ATGAGCAGAGCGGACCTGTCGGTCATCATCCCGATGCACAACGCCAGCGCGACGGTCTCGGGAGTGGTCGAGTCCTTCCTCTCGATCGACTCGGTGGCGGTCGAGGTGATCGTCGTCGATGACGACTCCAGCGACGACTCGGTGGAGCGGGTGAGCGCGATCGACGATCCCCGCCTGGTGCTCGTGCGCCTCCCCCACAACCACGGCGCCGGGGTCGCTCGCAACCACGGTTTCGCCCGGGCTTCCGGGCGGTACGTCCTCTTCTTCGACGCCGACGACGAGATCCATCCCGAGGCCCTCACCGCGGCCCTCGGGGCGCTCGACGACAGCGGGGCGAGTGTGGCGATGCTCCCCTACCGGTACCGGCGGGCCGGTACGACCGCCGAGGGCATGAATTCCTTCGACGTCGCGGTGTGGGAGCAGTACGTCACCTCGCCGCGACGGCTCGCCCGCCTCGACGAGGTGCCGCAGCTGCTCGGCTTCACCAACTACCCGTGGAACAAGATCGCGCGCACCGACCACTACCGCCGCACCGGCCTGAGGTACGGCGCCACCCAGGTCCACAACGACGTCCTGGGCCACTGGCTCACCCTCGTCGACGCGGAGACCATCCTGCTGCTCGACCAGCCCCTGTGCACCCACATCGTCGGGGAAGGGGGGCGCAACCTGACCAATCGTGAGAGCCGGGCCAGGTTGAGTCTCATCGACGCCCTCGACGAGACCTACACCGAGCTCGAGGCCCGACCGATGAAGCGGCGGCAGTTCGCCCGGCAGTACTGGGACCTCGTCACGCGGGTGACCGGGTGGGCCTCCGAACGCATCACGCCGGACGTCCGGGACGAGTTCAACCTGCGCGTGCATGAGCACGTGCTGCGCATCGACCTCAGCGACTTCCACCGCATCCGGTTCAGGCAGGACGCCGGACTGGCCAGCCGCATCGTGCGCCGCGCGCAGACCTGA
- a CDS encoding DUF2267 domain-containing protein, translated as MRYDEFLAAVANHGGPADREHADEATRTVLADLGKRLAGNEPRDLAAQLPSEMQQPLLEHNGEQETDDDLDAFLRRVAEHEGRGCDPEQAMAHARAVLSTMAGFVSAGEIADLRSQLPAGFGTLFE; from the coding sequence ATGCGGTATGACGAGTTCCTGGCCGCCGTCGCGAACCACGGCGGGCCGGCCGACCGTGAGCACGCGGACGAGGCCACCCGTACGGTCCTGGCGGATCTGGGGAAGCGGCTGGCCGGCAACGAGCCGCGCGACCTGGCCGCCCAGCTTCCCAGCGAGATGCAGCAGCCGCTGCTGGAGCACAACGGGGAGCAGGAGACGGATGACGACCTCGACGCCTTCCTGCGCAGGGTGGCCGAGCACGAGGGGCGCGGCTGCGACCCGGAGCAGGCGATGGCACATGCTCGGGCCGTGCTCTCCACGATGGCCGGTTTCGTGTCGGCCGGTGAGATCGCTGACCTGCGCTCCCAGCTGCCGGCCGGGTTCGGCACTCTCTTCGAGTGA
- a CDS encoding glycosyltransferase family 2 protein has product MAELSIIVTTYNIEDYIEQCLASVAAQTFTDIEVIVVDDGSSDSTPERIARFCEGDPRFVPVLQSENSPGGVATPANIGLDRATGTWVGFVDGDDHIEPTMFERLHTAAVSHGADLAMCDYQEEVDATGERRAPADAHRWAPLTEPYYELDVPTSHTFLRFIAVPWRKLYRRELLEKHSIRFPVSEGFFEDNPFHWFTVVSAASIAIVPEVLCYHRVARSGQTMATADERLFHIFHHHDTIHTWLAARGLLDLYQGPLLGWVISQMEWISRRTPPELRRRLFDVLVPIFAQYSLETVRRALQENNKGATAQRLSTAVAKREFGTFARALSTRPGSDNPVVTAAFHLRHSGLRHTAVLTSRYLRNSAPSGRLSGYLTRARSKAPDSGGRDVLFGLVVIDRRLRRIEERLNDIERRLESGAAPSGCGSPSGVDEERGDRSRAADRLEDPVGRG; this is encoded by the coding sequence GTGGCCGAACTCAGCATCATCGTCACCACGTACAACATCGAGGACTACATCGAGCAGTGCCTCGCGAGCGTGGCTGCTCAGACGTTCACCGACATCGAGGTGATCGTGGTCGACGACGGGTCCAGCGACTCGACGCCCGAGCGCATCGCCCGGTTCTGCGAGGGTGACCCCCGCTTCGTCCCCGTCCTCCAGAGCGAGAACAGCCCCGGCGGCGTCGCCACGCCCGCCAACATCGGTCTCGATCGCGCGACCGGTACCTGGGTCGGCTTCGTCGATGGTGACGACCACATCGAGCCGACGATGTTCGAGCGGCTGCACACCGCGGCCGTCTCCCACGGGGCCGACCTGGCGATGTGCGACTACCAGGAGGAGGTCGACGCCACGGGCGAGCGCCGCGCCCCGGCCGACGCGCACCGGTGGGCGCCCCTGACCGAGCCGTACTACGAGCTCGACGTGCCCACGAGCCACACGTTCCTGCGCTTCATCGCCGTGCCGTGGCGCAAGCTGTACCGACGCGAGCTCCTCGAGAAGCACTCGATCCGCTTCCCCGTGAGCGAGGGGTTCTTCGAGGACAACCCCTTCCACTGGTTCACGGTCGTCTCCGCCGCGTCGATCGCGATCGTCCCCGAGGTGCTGTGCTACCACCGCGTGGCCCGCAGCGGCCAGACGATGGCCACGGCCGACGAGCGGCTGTTCCACATCTTCCACCACCACGACACGATCCACACGTGGCTGGCCGCACGAGGGCTGCTGGACCTCTACCAGGGGCCCCTCCTGGGCTGGGTGATCTCCCAGATGGAGTGGATCTCCCGCCGGACACCGCCCGAGCTGCGGCGCCGGCTCTTCGACGTCCTCGTGCCGATCTTCGCCCAGTACTCCCTCGAGACCGTCCGACGTGCGTTGCAGGAGAACAACAAGGGGGCGACCGCCCAGCGGCTGAGCACCGCCGTGGCCAAGCGTGAGTTCGGGACCTTCGCGCGTGCCCTGTCCACGCGACCGGGCTCGGACAACCCCGTGGTCACCGCGGCCTTCCACCTGCGCCACTCCGGACTGCGGCACACAGCGGTGCTGACGAGCCGTTACCTGCGCAACTCGGCGCCGAGCGGCCGGCTGTCCGGGTACCTCACCCGGGCCCGCAGCAAGGCACCCGACTCAGGCGGGCGGGACGTGCTCTTCGGTCTGGTGGTCATCGACCGGCGGCTGCGCCGGATCGAGGAGCGGCTGAACGACATCGAGCGTCGGCTCGAGTCGGGCGCCGCCCCCTCCGGGTGTGGCTCGCCCTCAGGCGTCGACGAAGAGCGAGGGGATCGGTCGCGAGCTGCCGATCGCCTCGAGGATCCCGTCGGCCGCGGCTAG
- a CDS encoding UDP-galactopyranose/dTDP-fucopyranose mutase family protein, which translates to MRFGIAGAGFSGAVIARELAEAGHEAVVFESRAHIAGNCYTERDPESGVMIHRYGPHIFHTGDERVWEYITRFGTMMPYNHRVRTTVGGRTYLLPVNLLTINQLFGTAMRPDEAREFIAEQADQDIEEPQNFEEQALKFMGRTLYDAFFHGYTRKQWGLHPREIPASVLKRLPLRFSYEDSYFNHPHQAIPRDGYTAIVAAILDHPGIEVRLSTPYTAADRSQFDHSVWTGQLDAWFDHELGRLRYRTLDFEEIRATGDYLGCSVMNFGDVDVPYTRIAEHKHFAPWEEHEDTVCFREYSRLAEDDDIPYYPIRMANDKTLLSKYVEAARAESGVTFVGRLGTYRYLDMDVTIGEALAAADGILEAIGSSRPIPSLFVDA; encoded by the coding sequence ATGAGGTTCGGCATCGCCGGCGCCGGCTTCTCCGGAGCGGTCATCGCCCGCGAGCTCGCCGAGGCGGGCCACGAGGCGGTCGTCTTCGAGTCGCGCGCCCACATCGCCGGGAACTGCTACACCGAGAGGGACCCCGAGAGCGGGGTGATGATCCACCGCTACGGACCGCACATCTTCCACACCGGCGACGAGCGGGTGTGGGAGTACATCACCCGGTTCGGCACGATGATGCCGTACAACCACCGGGTGCGCACGACCGTTGGTGGCCGGACCTACCTGTTGCCGGTGAACCTGCTGACGATCAACCAACTGTTCGGGACCGCGATGCGTCCCGACGAGGCCCGCGAGTTCATCGCGGAGCAGGCCGACCAGGACATCGAGGAGCCGCAGAACTTCGAGGAGCAGGCGTTGAAGTTCATGGGCCGCACGCTCTACGACGCCTTCTTCCACGGATACACGCGCAAGCAGTGGGGCCTGCACCCGCGCGAGATCCCGGCGTCGGTGCTCAAGCGCCTGCCGCTGCGCTTCAGCTACGAGGACTCCTACTTCAACCACCCGCACCAGGCCATCCCCCGCGACGGCTACACCGCCATCGTCGCCGCCATCCTCGACCACCCGGGGATCGAGGTGCGGCTGTCGACGCCGTACACCGCCGCGGACCGCTCGCAGTTCGACCACTCCGTCTGGACGGGACAGCTGGACGCATGGTTCGACCACGAGCTCGGTCGTCTGCGCTACCGGACGCTCGACTTCGAGGAGATCCGGGCGACGGGGGACTACCTGGGGTGCTCGGTGATGAACTTCGGCGACGTGGACGTGCCCTACACGCGCATCGCGGAGCACAAGCACTTCGCTCCGTGGGAGGAGCACGAGGACACGGTGTGCTTCCGCGAGTACAGCCGGCTGGCCGAGGACGATGACATCCCGTACTACCCGATCCGCATGGCGAACGACAAGACGCTGCTTAGCAAGTACGTCGAGGCGGCCCGTGCCGAGTCGGGCGTGACCTTCGTGGGGCGGCTCGGCACCTACCGCTACCTCGACATGGACGTCACGATCGGTGAGGCCCTAGCCGCGGCCGACGGGATCCTCGAGGCGATCGGCAGCTCGCGACCGATCCCCTCGCTCTTCGTCGACGCCTGA
- a CDS encoding catalase has product MDPTEPGEAKKETVSKGAGGAAPADEVPGVPGAAPAPVDEPVDPRPPLPTKSDQAAPRGVTPTGAETGTGPEAAAQQGAYLTTSQGARLRDSDHSLKAGRRGPTLLQDHHLREKITHFDHERIPERVVHARGAGAHGVFEGYGNAGDVTTAGFLAAGKRTDVFVRFSTVLGSRGSADTVRDTRGFATKFYTEEGTFDLVGNNMPVFFIQDGIKFPDVVHAAKPHPDREIPQAQSAHDTFWDFVSLHTEAQHHTMWNMSDRGIPRSYRMMEGFGVHTFRLTNAEGVTSLVKFHWKPKLGVHSLTWEEAQMLGGMDPDFHRRDLYDAIESGAFPEWELGIQVFPDNDEETFEGIDLLDPTKIVPEELAPVQRIGRMTLNANPTNYFSETEQVAFHVGHLPPGIDVTNDPLLQVRLFSYVDTQLTRLGGPNFSQLPINRPHAPVNDMLRDGFGQQGSHAGVAPYTPNSLDGGCPLFAGSDVPAFDDVPVRVAEDRKVRANPASFEDHFSQARLFWNSMTPVEKEHIIRAYTFELGKCYEQGIKERQVQQLANIDPVLCAEVATGLGLPAPGPTVPLTDEAPSPALSQVAGEWPPDGRTVGILLDPSGDLEGLDELRRAVFAADMVPLLIAPHGGTVAGLPVQRTFATGRSVEFDALLLAGCPAAAPDAIAARDEKAGRAETSALDPRALLLLEECWRHGKAIGAWGAGLRALEQARLEGTSGVVTDESADAVFTAVQGLMKGHRVWERFPSSADVG; this is encoded by the coding sequence ACAGAGCCTGGTGAAGCGAAGAAGGAGACGGTCTCGAAGGGGGCCGGCGGGGCAGCGCCTGCCGATGAGGTGCCCGGCGTCCCCGGAGCCGCACCAGCCCCGGTCGATGAACCCGTGGACCCCCGGCCGCCACTGCCGACGAAGTCCGATCAGGCCGCGCCGAGGGGGGTCACGCCGACGGGAGCCGAGACCGGGACCGGACCCGAGGCAGCGGCACAGCAGGGCGCGTACCTGACCACGTCCCAGGGGGCCCGGCTGCGGGACAGTGACCACTCCCTCAAGGCCGGGCGTCGGGGGCCGACCCTCTTGCAGGACCACCACCTGCGGGAGAAGATCACCCACTTCGACCACGAGCGGATACCGGAGCGGGTCGTGCACGCCCGGGGCGCCGGAGCGCATGGGGTGTTCGAGGGGTACGGCAACGCCGGAGACGTCACCACCGCAGGCTTCCTGGCCGCAGGCAAGAGGACCGACGTCTTCGTGCGGTTCTCCACCGTGCTCGGCTCGCGCGGTTCGGCGGACACGGTGCGCGACACCCGCGGGTTCGCGACCAAGTTCTACACCGAGGAGGGCACGTTCGACCTGGTTGGCAACAACATGCCGGTCTTCTTCATCCAGGACGGGATCAAGTTCCCCGACGTCGTCCATGCCGCCAAGCCGCATCCGGACCGGGAGATCCCGCAGGCCCAGAGCGCGCACGACACCTTCTGGGACTTCGTCTCACTGCACACCGAGGCGCAGCACCACACGATGTGGAACATGTCCGACCGTGGGATCCCGCGCTCGTACCGGATGATGGAGGGCTTTGGCGTCCACACCTTCCGGTTGACCAATGCCGAGGGCGTCACGTCCCTGGTGAAGTTCCACTGGAAGCCCAAGCTCGGGGTGCACTCCTTGACGTGGGAGGAGGCCCAGATGCTCGGCGGCATGGATCCCGACTTCCACCGCCGGGACCTCTACGACGCCATCGAGTCCGGCGCCTTCCCCGAGTGGGAGCTCGGGATCCAGGTCTTCCCGGACAATGACGAGGAGACCTTCGAGGGGATCGACCTGCTGGACCCGACGAAGATCGTCCCGGAGGAGCTCGCGCCCGTTCAGCGGATCGGCCGGATGACCCTCAACGCGAATCCGACGAACTACTTCAGCGAGACCGAGCAGGTCGCCTTCCACGTCGGTCATCTCCCGCCGGGGATCGACGTCACGAACGACCCTTTGCTGCAGGTCAGGTTGTTCTCCTACGTCGACACCCAGCTCACGCGTCTCGGCGGCCCGAACTTCTCGCAGCTGCCGATCAATCGCCCGCACGCCCCCGTCAACGACATGCTGCGCGACGGGTTCGGTCAGCAGGGTTCTCACGCCGGTGTGGCACCGTACACACCCAACTCCCTGGACGGTGGCTGCCCGCTCTTCGCCGGTTCCGATGTCCCCGCATTCGACGACGTGCCGGTGCGTGTGGCCGAGGACAGGAAGGTCCGCGCCAACCCGGCCTCCTTCGAGGACCACTTCAGCCAGGCCCGGCTGTTCTGGAACAGCATGACTCCGGTGGAGAAGGAGCACATCATCCGCGCGTACACCTTCGAGCTGGGCAAGTGCTACGAGCAGGGGATCAAGGAACGGCAAGTGCAGCAGCTGGCCAACATCGACCCGGTGCTCTGCGCCGAGGTCGCGACCGGTCTGGGGCTTCCCGCGCCCGGGCCCACCGTCCCTCTCACCGACGAGGCACCCAGCCCGGCGCTCTCGCAGGTCGCAGGGGAGTGGCCCCCGGACGGCAGGACGGTAGGGATCCTGCTCGACCCGAGCGGGGATCTCGAAGGGCTGGATGAGCTGCGGCGAGCCGTCTTCGCTGCCGACATGGTTCCCCTGCTCATCGCGCCGCACGGCGGGACGGTGGCCGGTCTTCCTGTCCAGCGGACCTTCGCGACCGGTCGCTCGGTCGAGTTCGACGCACTCCTGCTGGCTGGCTGCCCGGCAGCGGCCCCGGACGCCATCGCTGCCCGCGACGAGAAGGCCGGCAGGGCGGAGACCTCCGCGCTCGACCCGCGCGCCCTGCTGCTGCTCGAGGAGTGCTGGCGGCACGGAAAGGCCATCGGCGCGTGGGGTGCAGGCCTCAGGGCACTCGAGCAGGCCCGGCTCGAGGGCACGAGCGGAGTGGTGACCGACGAGAGCGCCGACGCGGTGTTCACCGCAGTTCAGGGGCTCATGAAGGGGCACCGGGTCTGGGAGCGGTTCCCGTCGTCCGCCGACGTGGGGTGA
- a CDS encoding MarP family serine protease has protein sequence MTGALVLDIVLLLALAAYVSGMYRTGLVAGAFSLVGFLGGGLLALWGLPGILARSDLAGGDPLRSGVLLVVGVLIAAALGQSLGAMIGLRLRSWVRFRPARALDSLLGGVAALLVGATVAWLAASAVVGAFPGAAQPVAGSKVIQTIDRAMPAPADRVLGSVYQALGANDFPRVFTGVRPEAIRPVEPPGPGVAEGPGIQQAADSVVKVTGLAAGCGRGQTGSGWVAAPRRVVTNAHVVAGVDQPSVQVAGSGQTYQATTVAFDPRRDVAVLAVPDLTAPALPTGERQSHGDEVVVAGFPLGGPYDLEAGRVRELLTARGAGIDGTPGVDRQVYAVNTRVEQGNSGGPLLSPTGQVVGTIFAKSQANRDTGYALTLEETRPVLDRAARATEPVSTGSCAA, from the coding sequence ATGACCGGAGCACTCGTCCTGGACATCGTCCTGCTCCTCGCGCTCGCCGCCTACGTGAGCGGCATGTACCGCACCGGCCTCGTCGCCGGCGCCTTCTCCCTCGTCGGCTTCCTCGGTGGCGGCCTGCTCGCACTCTGGGGTCTCCCCGGGATCCTCGCCCGCTCTGACCTGGCCGGCGGGGACCCCCTTCGCAGCGGGGTGCTGCTCGTCGTCGGCGTCCTCATCGCCGCCGCCCTCGGCCAGTCGCTCGGCGCGATGATCGGCCTGCGTCTGCGCTCGTGGGTGCGCTTTCGCCCGGCTCGCGCGCTCGACTCGCTCCTGGGCGGAGTCGCCGCCCTCCTCGTCGGCGCCACCGTCGCGTGGCTGGCGGCCTCGGCCGTCGTCGGTGCCTTCCCCGGCGCCGCGCAGCCGGTGGCCGGTTCGAAGGTCATCCAGACGATCGACCGGGCGATGCCGGCGCCCGCGGACCGGGTGCTCGGCAGCGTCTACCAGGCACTGGGCGCCAACGACTTCCCGCGCGTCTTCACCGGCGTCCGGCCAGAGGCGATCCGCCCGGTCGAGCCGCCCGGGCCGGGTGTCGCCGAGGGCCCGGGCATCCAGCAGGCGGCCGATTCCGTGGTCAAGGTGACCGGCCTGGCGGCCGGGTGCGGCCGCGGTCAGACCGGCAGTGGCTGGGTGGCGGCGCCCCGCCGGGTCGTGACCAACGCGCACGTCGTGGCCGGCGTGGACCAGCCCTCGGTCCAGGTCGCCGGGAGCGGTCAGACCTACCAGGCCACCACGGTCGCCTTCGACCCGCGGCGCGATGTCGCCGTCCTCGCCGTGCCCGACCTGACGGCCCCGGCGCTGCCCACGGGTGAGAGGCAGTCGCACGGTGACGAGGTGGTCGTCGCCGGCTTCCCCCTCGGCGGCCCGTACGACCTCGAGGCCGGTCGCGTCCGTGAGCTCCTCACCGCACGAGGAGCAGGCATCGACGGGACCCCAGGTGTCGACCGGCAGGTCTACGCGGTCAACACCCGGGTGGAGCAGGGGAACTCCGGAGGCCCCCTGCTGTCACCGACCGGTCAGGTCGTCGGCACGATCTTCGCGAAGTCCCAAGCGAACCGGGACACGGGGTACGCGCTCACCCTGGAGGAGACCCGGCCGGTGCTCGACCGCGCAGCCCGGGCCACCGAGCCCGTGTCCACGGGGTCCTGCGCGGCCTAG
- a CDS encoding glycosyltransferase family 2 protein, which produces MAQVPTIAAVGSTDRPRWSVVIPVHDCADLLARALPEVVAQLGHRDDAEIIVVDDASDDAPDRVVEQVGAGRVRYVRHSPNRGAVATFNRCIALAQGELVHLLHGDDEILPGFYTTMEEALLPSRAVAAVCRAQDIDADGNHLYTTRSYRHGTGIWTEALDTFAVSNRVRAPGIVVRRSAYAKVGGYRTDLPHAADWEMWTRLAAHGPVLFVDEVLARYRRHQASHTSTLVRTGANVRERVQAIGVVSAHVTPGRRPAVVRRALAYSAYFAGRSALTCARSGDWPTAGQQAREAARCVTLLPRGLKVPR; this is translated from the coding sequence ATGGCTCAGGTACCCACCATCGCGGCGGTGGGGTCCACGGACCGACCGCGCTGGTCCGTCGTCATCCCCGTCCACGACTGCGCCGACCTGCTCGCCCGGGCCCTGCCCGAGGTGGTCGCCCAGCTCGGGCACCGCGACGACGCCGAGATCATCGTCGTCGACGACGCCTCCGACGACGCCCCCGACCGGGTGGTCGAGCAGGTCGGAGCCGGACGAGTGCGCTACGTGCGCCACTCACCCAACCGCGGCGCCGTGGCGACCTTCAACCGGTGCATCGCCCTCGCCCAGGGAGAGCTCGTCCACCTGCTCCACGGTGACGACGAGATCCTTCCCGGCTTCTACACCACCATGGAGGAGGCGCTGCTGCCCTCCCGCGCAGTCGCAGCCGTCTGCCGCGCCCAGGACATCGACGCCGACGGCAACCACCTCTACACCACACGGTCCTACCGACACGGGACGGGCATCTGGACCGAGGCCCTCGACACCTTCGCGGTGTCCAACCGCGTGCGCGCCCCGGGCATCGTCGTGCGACGCTCGGCCTACGCCAAGGTCGGCGGCTACCGCACGGACCTCCCCCACGCGGCCGACTGGGAGATGTGGACCCGCCTGGCGGCACACGGCCCCGTGCTCTTCGTCGACGAGGTCCTCGCCCGATACCGCCGCCACCAGGCCTCGCACACCTCCACACTCGTGCGCACCGGCGCCAACGTCCGGGAACGCGTGCAGGCCATCGGGGTGGTCAGTGCGCACGTCACCCCCGGACGTCGCCCGGCCGTGGTCCGCCGGGCACTGGCCTACTCCGCCTACTTCGCGGGGCGGTCCGCGCTGACCTGCGCCCGCTCCGGCGACTGGCCCACTGCGGGCCAGCAGGCTCGCGAGGCGGCACGGTGCGTCACCCTGCTCCCCCGCGGACTCAAGGTGCCCCGGTGA
- a CDS encoding glycosyltransferase family 2 protein, with amino-acid sequence MTVQNALKDGVAMAAALSHTPPSTSDRTQPRIAVVVLTQCTRPAELSRAIASVRAQRGVDPHLVLVVNGADPPDPDPSDRLIVLPDNAGIPGGRNLGVAATDAEVVFFLDDDAELQGEDHLASVLERFDEDPDLGAMAMRIVDETGRTQRRHVPRVGRRSAHRSGQVTHFIGAACAVRTSAFEGVGGFDPRFFYAMEESDLAWRLMDRGWSVWYSADLTAFHPHTAPSRHANHLRLQARNRLWMAWRSLPGPVFVAHMVTWTAVCAVRCQSLRDILTGYREAWAARPRRRPMRWRTVVTMTRLGRPPFV; translated from the coding sequence GTGACCGTGCAGAACGCACTGAAGGACGGTGTAGCAATGGCGGCGGCTCTCTCCCACACGCCTCCATCAACCTCTGACCGCACGCAGCCGCGCATCGCCGTCGTGGTGCTCACTCAGTGCACCCGCCCAGCAGAGCTGAGCCGGGCCATCGCCTCGGTCCGTGCCCAGCGTGGCGTGGACCCGCACCTCGTGCTGGTCGTCAACGGGGCTGACCCCCCCGATCCTGACCCTTCCGACCGCCTCATCGTCCTGCCTGACAACGCCGGGATCCCCGGCGGCCGCAACCTCGGCGTCGCCGCGACCGATGCCGAGGTGGTGTTCTTCCTCGACGACGACGCGGAGCTGCAGGGGGAGGACCACTTGGCGTCGGTCCTGGAGCGCTTCGACGAGGACCCCGACCTGGGTGCCATGGCGATGCGGATCGTCGACGAGACGGGCCGGACGCAACGGCGGCACGTCCCCCGTGTCGGCCGGCGCTCGGCACACCGCTCGGGCCAGGTCACCCACTTCATCGGCGCGGCCTGCGCGGTGCGCACGAGTGCGTTCGAGGGGGTCGGCGGCTTCGACCCGCGCTTCTTCTACGCCATGGAGGAGTCGGACCTGGCCTGGCGCCTCATGGATCGCGGCTGGTCCGTCTGGTACTCCGCCGACCTGACCGCCTTCCACCCCCACACCGCGCCGTCACGGCACGCCAACCACCTGCGCCTGCAGGCACGCAACCGGCTGTGGATGGCCTGGCGCTCCCTGCCCGGCCCCGTGTTCGTGGCACACATGGTGACGTGGACGGCCGTCTGCGCCGTGCGGTGCCAGTCACTGCGCGACATCCTCACTGGGTACCGGGAGGCCTGGGCCGCGCGACCTCGGCGCCGGCCAATGCGGTGGCGCACGGTGGTCACCATGACACGCCTGGGCCGACCCCCCTTCGTCTGA